Within the Paenibacillus sp. AN1007 genome, the region CAGATCTGCTGCTGCTGGACCTCGATGATTTTCACACATACCCGTCCTACGAGACGGATATTTATTCCCGCATCGTGTATTCGGCAACCCGCAGCTGCGTGGACACAGTCATTATTGATGGAAACATCGTACTGAGCAATCGTAAAATCCAAACCATTGACCGCAGTATCGTTCTGAGAGAGTCGGATAAAAGCATTGCCCGACTGATGAAACGTATGCAGCTCGACCATAGGAAGAGATCTGTCCCGTTTCATTGATCCCTTAGTCTGGTTTCATTGATCCTTTATGATGGAAGGCGGCGGTTCAAATGGAAATGCATGATCTGTGTGTCATTGCAGTCCGGGAAACACGAAGTGTGCTCGCTACTGTCATCAAGGTTGAGGGGCATGCGTACCGCAAGCAGGGAGTCTCGATGCTGCTTACGGAGGGCGGCAGCATGTACGGCAGTATCAGTCCGGGCTGTCTGGAGGATGATCTTCTGGCGCGGGTGGGCCGGGTGCTGGAATCGGAGACGATGGAATTAGCTTCGTATGACATGCGTCCCGAGGATGACTTGTCCTGGGGCGAAACGATCGGCTGCGGTGGTCTTGTCATCGTATTGCTGGAGCCTGTCATCCGGGAGTTGAGATTCGTTATGCAGCAGATGCAGTGCTTTTTTGATGCAGGAGAAACGGTTTCTTTTACCAGGTCCTTCGATGAAGGCTCCCTTCACGTTAAATACGACTTGGCAAGAATAAAGCCAGGCCAAGTAAATTTCAGTACACAGAAAGATTTCACTATACAGAAAGAAAAACCTGAAATGTTTAGAAAACAACATCTGTCACTGCTTTCGCCTAAGGGACATCAGGCAGAGACATGGAATTTTCCTCTACAGATCATGGCGCTCTATAGACCTAAACCGCGTTTGATTATCATCGGAGCAGGTAATGACGTTATCCCTGTTGCACGGCTGTCTCAATCTGCCGGATTCCGTGTCGTTATAGCGGACTGGCGGGCATCGTTATGTACATCAGAACGTTTTCCTGAAGCAGAGCTGGTGCAGGGTTTCCCGCGGGAGTTTTTCGCGCAGCTGTGCATCGATGAGCAGGATTACATCATCCTGATGAGCCACCAGTTCCTGCGAGAACGCGAAATGTTAGAACTGCTCACGGGCAGCAAATATGCCTATCTCGGTATTATGGGTTCACGTACCCGGACAGCTCGTCTGCTCGAAGGACTAACACCACCAGAACATGTGCATAGTCCAGTTGGTATGCCCATCGGTGCAGACGGACCGGAGGAAATTGCGATCAGCATTGCTTCGGAACTGATTGCATGCAGACGTAAGAGAAATTCAGAGTTTCCCGAATTAATGACAGGTAAAAGGAGCGGCGTCTATGCAAACGACAGGTATCCTTCTGGCGGCTGGTAGAAGCTGCAGGCTCGGCCGCGATAAACTTGCGGTAATGATGCCGGATGGAAGAGCACTTGCAGCCTGGACACTGCAGGCGGCTCTGAATGCTTCTCTTGATCAGATTATCTGTGTGGTTAAGCCGGAAGATTCCCTTGAATGGTTGCCTGCCGAGTGGCTTCGTACAGCAGCCCGCGCGTATCATCCTGACAACAGATTACGAATTGTAGTATGCAGAGATCATGCCGGCGGTATGGCCAACTCGCTGCATTGCGGTGTATCGGCAGCTATGGATTATAGGCCGCAGGGTGTGTTGATGCTGATGGCCGATCAGCCCCTTATAACAGCTCAGGACATGAATCGTGTCACGACAGCGCTGGCTTCTCACCCGCTGTGTGATTATGCTGCGGCTGCGGACTTGAACGATCGGAGCGGTAAACCACCGGTTGCTTTTCGCTCACATATGTTTGGTCCGCTGCTGTCCCTTCGTGGAGATGAAGGAGCCCGCAGGATACTTTGTAACGCGAAGTATCAAGGTATACAAGTGTCGTTACCTCAAGAGAGCTTCTGGGATGCAGATACAGAGCCGCAGGTGCAGCAGATTCTGAATTATGCAGAAAAACGGATGTGGAGAGAGGCATAATACTGCGGGATGTGGAGAGAGGCATAATACTGCGGGATGTGGAGAGAGACCATAATACTGCTGTGTGTCTGTACAGTTAGCCTCTACAGCCTTGGGTCACTTGGTATGTGACCACAACAAACAGAATATGCTGCTGAAAAGGAGGAGGAGCTATGGTTACACCGGGATATCACTCTGGTGCGCAGCCTTCTGTATGGCGGCCAGCTAGTTTGCAAGAACTGCAAATAATGAAAATGCAGCTTGCCGAAACATGGTGTTATGCTGCCGGGGGCACCTTACTGCGAACCCAGTGGGAGACGGAACAAAACGTTCCACCTGAACATCTGATCAGCTTGGACTGCATTCCCGATATTCGCGGAATAACGATGCAGCGGGATGAGATTGTAATCGGAGCTATGACTCGCCTGAAGGAATGT harbors:
- a CDS encoding XdhC family protein — encoded protein: MEMHDLCVIAVRETRSVLATVIKVEGHAYRKQGVSMLLTEGGSMYGSISPGCLEDDLLARVGRVLESETMELASYDMRPEDDLSWGETIGCGGLVIVLLEPVIRELRFVMQQMQCFFDAGETVSFTRSFDEGSLHVKYDLARIKPGQVNFSTQKDFTIQKEKPEMFRKQHLSLLSPKGHQAETWNFPLQIMALYRPKPRLIIIGAGNDVIPVARLSQSAGFRVVIADWRASLCTSERFPEAELVQGFPREFFAQLCIDEQDYIILMSHQFLREREMLELLTGSKYAYLGIMGSRTRTARLLEGLTPPEHVHSPVGMPIGADGPEEIAISIASELIACRRKRNSEFPELMTGKRSGVYANDRYPSGGW
- a CDS encoding NTP transferase domain-containing protein, giving the protein MQTTGILLAAGRSCRLGRDKLAVMMPDGRALAAWTLQAALNASLDQIICVVKPEDSLEWLPAEWLRTAARAYHPDNRLRIVVCRDHAGGMANSLHCGVSAAMDYRPQGVLMLMADQPLITAQDMNRVTTALASHPLCDYAAAADLNDRSGKPPVAFRSHMFGPLLSLRGDEGARRILCNAKYQGIQVSLPQESFWDADTEPQVQQILNYAEKRMWREA
- a CDS encoding FAD binding domain-containing protein gives rise to the protein MVTPGYHSGAQPSVWRPASLQELQIMKMQLAETWCYAAGGTLLRTQWETEQNVPPEHLISLDCIPDIRGITMQRDEIVIGAMTRLKECAADRCCGSFPSCRMPCCLLRLLL